A single region of the Planctomycetota bacterium genome encodes:
- a CDS encoding pyridoxamine 5'-phosphate oxidase family protein has translation MGLEEYFEGNKGFGVLATAGGDGTVDVAVYARPHVVDEETVAFIMADRLSHRNLQSNPHASPSSSVREPDGRDLAILGL, from the coding sequence ATGGGCTTGGAAGAGTACTTCGAGGGGAACAAGGGCTTTGGTGTGCTGGCGACCGCGGGCGGCGACGGCACCGTGGACGTTGCGGTGTACGCCCGGCCGCACGTCGTAGACGAGGAGACAGTGGCCTTCATCATGGCCGACCGTTTGAGCCACAGGAACCTTCAGTCGAACCCGCACGCTAGCCCAAGTTCGTCAGTTCGGGAGCCGGATGGCCGCGATTTGGCGATTCTCGGCCTT
- a CDS encoding cryptochrome/photolyase family protein, protein MRPTPRQVRALVLVLGDQLDASSAAFDGFDAAADVVWMAEVGEEAAYVWSHRARIALFLAAMRHFRDALRDRGVAVDYHALDDGAERSGLAAELAEAVRRLKPQRLIVVEPGEWRVKQALTAAAKSLALPLEVRPDRHFLCSHGEFAAHAEGRRRLRLEYFYRQMRRRLGLLVEGRRPIGGQWNYDAANRRSFGKEGPGELPRPLGFPADRVTREAIRLVEQRFVNHPGSLAHFDWPVTPADARRALDDFVENRLAQFGPYEDAMWTGQPWVYHSRLSAPVNLKLLDPRDAVAAVETAYQDGHAPLQSAEAVIRQFIGWREFIRGVYWRCMPDYQESNALGADAPLPWFYWTGETEMACLREVVGQTLALGFAHHIQRLMVAGLFAQLLGVHPFEVHKWFLAVYVDAVDWVTLPNVLGMSQFADGGVMSSKPYVATGRYIQRMSNYCLGCRFDPARPLGHHACPFTTLYWDFLARHEKRLRANRRMGFQVRNLDRLSRDDRAAIRRQAGALRDVLAAEVRRYGR, encoded by the coding sequence ATGAGGCCAACACCGAGGCAGGTCCGCGCGCTCGTTCTGGTGCTCGGGGATCAGCTCGACGCGAGCTCGGCGGCTTTCGATGGGTTCGACGCGGCCGCCGACGTGGTCTGGATGGCCGAGGTGGGGGAGGAGGCGGCCTATGTGTGGTCGCACAGGGCCCGCATCGCGCTGTTCCTGGCCGCGATGCGGCACTTTCGTGATGCCCTGCGCGATAGGGGCGTGGCGGTGGACTACCATGCCCTTGACGACGGGGCCGAACGCAGCGGCCTCGCCGCCGAGTTGGCCGAGGCGGTCAGGCGCCTCAAGCCACAGCGGCTCATCGTCGTCGAGCCGGGCGAGTGGCGCGTGAAACAGGCCCTCACCGCTGCGGCGAAGTCGCTCGCCCTGCCACTGGAGGTCCGCCCCGATCGCCACTTCCTCTGCTCGCACGGCGAGTTTGCCGCTCACGCCGAAGGGCGGAGGCGGTTGCGTCTCGAGTACTTCTATCGCCAGATGCGCCGCAGACTCGGCCTGCTCGTGGAGGGCAGGAGGCCGATTGGCGGCCAGTGGAACTACGACGCCGCCAACCGCCGGAGCTTCGGCAAAGAGGGTCCGGGCGAACTCCCGCGGCCGCTCGGGTTCCCAGCGGACAGGGTGACCCGCGAGGCGATTCGCCTCGTGGAACAGCGCTTTGTCAACCACCCCGGCAGCCTCGCGCACTTCGACTGGCCTGTGACGCCGGCCGATGCCCGCCGGGCGCTGGACGACTTCGTCGAGAACCGGCTGGCACAATTCGGCCCCTATGAGGATGCGATGTGGACTGGGCAGCCCTGGGTCTACCACTCGCGGCTCTCGGCCCCTGTCAACCTGAAGCTGCTCGACCCGCGCGATGCGGTGGCGGCGGTAGAGACGGCGTACCAGGATGGCCACGCCCCGCTCCAGTCCGCCGAGGCCGTGATTCGCCAGTTCATCGGCTGGCGCGAGTTTATCCGCGGCGTCTACTGGCGCTGCATGCCCGATTACCAGGAATCGAACGCTCTCGGGGCCGACGCGCCGCTGCCATGGTTCTACTGGACGGGCGAGACGGAGATGGCCTGCCTGCGCGAGGTGGTCGGGCAGACGCTGGCCCTCGGCTTCGCCCATCACATCCAGCGGCTCATGGTCGCCGGCCTCTTCGCGCAGCTTCTGGGCGTCCATCCCTTCGAGGTCCACAAGTGGTTCCTCGCCGTTTACGTGGACGCGGTGGACTGGGTGACGCTGCCGAATGTGCTGGGGATGTCGCAGTTCGCCGATGGCGGCGTGATGTCGAGCAAGCCCTACGTGGCGACGGGCCGCTACATCCAGAGGATGTCGAATTACTGCCTCGGCTGCCGCTTCGACCCTGCAAGGCCCCTCGGCCACCACGCCTGCCCCTTCACGACGCTCTACTGGGACTTCCTGGCGCGCCATGAGAAGCGGCTGAGGGCGAACCGCCGGATGGGGTTCCAGGTGCGTAACCTGGACCGCCTGAGCCGGGACGACAGGGCGGCCATTCGCAGGCAGGCGGGCGCGCTCCGTGATGTGCTCGCGGCCGAGGTGCGGAGGTATGGCCGATGA
- a CDS encoding metalloregulator ArsR/SmtB family transcription factor: MDAQTQARFVARAKIVKAMAHPTRLFLVEELAKGERCVCELTQMVGADMSTVSKHLSVLKAAGILDDERRGSQVFYTLRCPCVLSFFECVEAVMKRNAEEQLALTA, translated from the coding sequence ATGGACGCACAGACACAAGCTCGCTTCGTGGCCAGGGCCAAGATCGTGAAGGCCATGGCCCACCCGACCCGCCTCTTCCTGGTCGAGGAACTCGCTAAGGGCGAGCGCTGCGTGTGCGAACTCACCCAGATGGTGGGCGCCGACATGTCCACGGTCTCCAAGCACCTGTCTGTCTTGAAGGCCGCCGGCATTCTCGACGATGAGAGGCGCGGGAGCCAGGTCTTCTACACTCTGCGGTGCCCGTGCGTCCTCAGCTTCTTCGAGTGCGTGGAAGCGGTGATGAAGCGGAACGCCGAGGAGCAGTTGGCGCTGACCGCGTGA
- a CDS encoding permease has product MKKELKVFAWLAGIFLFFYFVPFSNPKISAAVAEAFRLLQWYVREHTLACVVPAMFIAGGISTFLSQASVMRYLGPKSNRFLAYTVGAVAGCILAVCSCSVLPMFAGIYAMGAGLGPGSAFLYSGPAINVMAIFLSASVLGYDLGVARVIGSIGFAYVIGLLMAFIFRHAEQKRVEAAMQLPPPPASRRNLLQTLAYFAAMVLFLVFSDWASTHDVTIALKDGTTLKANVRTQMIDTMDVQVYGADGKLAPEVKRLAMEDIAEVKPVPSFTMSIHGVKWYLAGAMGLAVLLMLWRWFDREEIKEWLGATWSFGKMIVPLLFGGVFVTGFISALIPEKAVAAVVGDNGLLSTFIASFVGMCWYFATLTEIPIVQALMKLGMAKGPALALLLAGPALSIPSILVLIKIMGVKKTLVFCALAVVMSTIVGMVFGAIV; this is encoded by the coding sequence ATGAAGAAGGAACTGAAGGTCTTCGCGTGGTTGGCCGGTATCTTCCTGTTCTTCTACTTCGTGCCGTTCAGCAACCCAAAGATCTCGGCGGCCGTTGCTGAGGCCTTCCGGCTCCTTCAGTGGTACGTGCGCGAGCATACACTCGCCTGCGTGGTGCCAGCCATGTTCATCGCGGGGGGGATCAGCACGTTCCTGTCGCAGGCTTCGGTGATGCGGTATCTAGGCCCGAAGTCCAACCGGTTCCTCGCCTACACGGTCGGGGCGGTCGCCGGCTGCATCCTGGCCGTGTGTTCGTGCAGCGTGCTGCCGATGTTCGCCGGCATCTACGCGATGGGGGCCGGCCTCGGGCCGGGCAGTGCCTTCCTCTATTCGGGGCCGGCCATCAACGTGATGGCCATCTTCCTGTCGGCCAGCGTCCTGGGCTACGACCTCGGTGTCGCGCGGGTGATTGGCTCGATCGGTTTCGCCTACGTCATCGGCCTGCTGATGGCCTTCATCTTCCGCCACGCCGAGCAGAAGAGGGTGGAAGCGGCGATGCAACTGCCGCCCCCGCCGGCCAGCCGCCGCAACCTGCTCCAAACCCTGGCCTACTTCGCCGCGATGGTGCTCTTTCTGGTCTTCAGCGATTGGGCGAGCACCCACGACGTGACGATCGCCCTCAAGGACGGCACGACCCTGAAGGCGAACGTGCGGACGCAGATGATTGACACAATGGACGTGCAGGTCTATGGGGCAGATGGCAAGCTGGCGCCCGAGGTGAAGCGTCTGGCGATGGAGGACATCGCGGAGGTGAAGCCCGTGCCGAGCTTCACCATGAGCATCCACGGCGTCAAGTGGTACCTGGCCGGCGCGATGGGCCTGGCCGTGCTGCTCATGCTCTGGCGGTGGTTCGACCGCGAGGAGATCAAGGAGTGGCTGGGGGCCACGTGGAGCTTCGGCAAGATGATCGTGCCGCTGCTCTTCGGCGGCGTGTTCGTCACGGGGTTCATCTCGGCCCTCATCCCCGAGAAGGCCGTCGCGGCCGTCGTGGGCGACAACGGTCTGCTGTCCACCTTCATCGCCTCCTTCGTGGGGATGTGCTGGTACTTCGCCACGCTGACCGAGATTCCGATCGTCCAGGCGCTGATGAAGCTCGGCATGGCCAAGGGGCCGGCGCTGGCGCTGTTGCTGGCGGGGCCGGCGCTCTCGATCCCCAGCATCCTGGTGCTGATCAAGATCATGGGCGTGAAGAAGACCCTGGTGTTCTGTGCCCTGGCCGTCGTGATGTCCACCATCGTGGGGATGGTCTTCGGAGCGATCGTCTAA
- the arsB gene encoding ACR3 family arsenite efflux transporter: MAKPAKGLSVFERYLTVWVILCILGGILLGRVAPGVAKFLDGLAIYVGEAPVVSIPIAICLFFMMYPIMVKIDFAEVLQAGRNAKPVGLTLFVNWAIKPFTMYFIALFFLGTLFLGFIGPDAKDYVKMPLGLDLDVGAAYGAGRVVMHEGAKMLEVPLWRSYLAGCILLGIAPCTAMVLVWGYLAKGNDGHTLVMVAINSLTMLVLYGPLGGFLLGVGRLPVPWQALLLSIAIYVALPLVAGYFSRKWLIRAKGEAWFKEKFLHVLTPITILALLVTLVLLFSFKGEVILGNPLTILWIAIPLFIQTNLIFWLGYWWSKPLRLTYEDAAPSAMIGASNHFEVAIATATMLFGLSSGAALATVVGVLIEVPVMLMLVKICLATRHWFPAEERHSA, translated from the coding sequence GTGGCGAAACCTGCAAAGGGCCTGAGCGTCTTCGAGCGGTATCTGACCGTGTGGGTGATCCTGTGCATCCTCGGCGGGATCCTCCTGGGGCGGGTGGCGCCCGGCGTCGCGAAGTTCCTCGACGGCCTGGCGATCTACGTCGGCGAGGCGCCCGTCGTCTCCATCCCCATCGCCATTTGCCTCTTCTTCATGATGTACCCGATCATGGTGAAGATTGACTTCGCCGAGGTGCTCCAGGCGGGCAGGAATGCCAAGCCCGTCGGCCTCACGCTCTTCGTCAACTGGGCGATCAAGCCCTTCACCATGTACTTCATCGCCCTTTTCTTCCTCGGCACGCTGTTTCTGGGCTTCATCGGCCCGGACGCGAAGGACTACGTGAAGATGCCGCTGGGCCTCGACCTCGACGTGGGCGCCGCCTACGGGGCGGGCCGGGTGGTGATGCACGAGGGGGCCAAGATGCTCGAGGTGCCGCTGTGGCGGAGCTATCTGGCTGGCTGCATCCTGCTCGGCATCGCGCCCTGCACCGCGATGGTGCTGGTGTGGGGCTACCTGGCGAAGGGCAACGACGGCCACACGCTGGTGATGGTGGCGATCAACTCGCTCACGATGCTCGTCCTCTACGGCCCGCTCGGCGGGTTCCTCCTCGGCGTGGGCCGGCTGCCCGTGCCGTGGCAGGCGCTGCTGCTCTCCATCGCCATCTATGTGGCGTTGCCGCTCGTGGCGGGCTACTTCAGCCGCAAGTGGCTCATCCGGGCCAAGGGCGAGGCGTGGTTCAAGGAGAAGTTCCTCCACGTCCTCACCCCCATCACGATCCTCGCCCTGCTCGTCACGCTGGTGCTCCTCTTCTCGTTCAAGGGCGAGGTGATCCTGGGCAACCCGCTGACAATCCTGTGGATTGCCATTCCGCTGTTCATCCAGACCAACCTGATCTTCTGGCTCGGCTACTGGTGGTCGAAGCCGCTGAGACTCACGTATGAGGACGCTGCGCCGAGCGCGATGATCGGCGCCTCGAATCACTTTGAGGTGGCGATTGCCACGGCCACGATGCTCTTCGGCCTCTCGTCGGGCGCCGCGTTGGCCACCGTCGTCGGCGTGCTGATCGAGGTGCCCGTGATGCTGATGCTCGTGAAGATCTGCCTGGCCACCCGCCACTGGTTCCCCGCTGAGGAAAGGCATTCCGCATGA